In one Magallana gigas chromosome 9, xbMagGiga1.1, whole genome shotgun sequence genomic region, the following are encoded:
- the LOC117690800 gene encoding E3 ubiquitin-protein ligase TRIM71-like, with product MDHFSAQVAQQCDVCLTLVAQCHCDVCHKNLCNGCAIDHLCKSLEIKRKEITPASLTLSCLAGSHATNNSEQFCEDCDVPACSACMASKHKGHKVMRILNKGGVKRENLKRDLEELERSIYPNHLENELTKKSEITQVTKHYEEMSMALENQEEKWRREIDNIVQKLKADMDEMKKSHLDVLLQQEDKIASRILEIKNCIANLRKLLDEGNFSRVTSYRSRNAEFRKLPSIVSKVPLPSFKAPAINTEQIRQQFGFFLPFSELKEQAEWLTKATINTEYGRVRSVTCLSNEKFWVCGSDKIMKLYNLHGELLEKCCTKSGNEPWDIAVTSEGYLVYTDVFEGSVNIMRTGQTPEVIRPRDWVIFNIARTYSGDLLVTMDSEDNKRSKVVRYSGTLEKQNIQCDDNGRPLYTTSEVKYISENRNLDICVSDCKAHAVVVVNQAGKHRFTYAGPPSTTKGSFNPRGIATDSKSRILIADRNNNRIHILDQDGKFLRYISGHDLHRPECLCVDSRDNIFVGEFGGMVKKIQCFV from the coding sequence ATGGACCACTTCAGCGCGCAAGTCGCACAGCAGTGTGACGTATGTCTGACGTTAGTCGCTCAGTGTCACTGTGATGTTTGTCACAAGAATCTTTGTAATGGCTGTGCCATCGATCATTTGTGTAAATCATTGGAAATCAAACGCAAAGAAATAACTCCAGCATCTCTTACCCTATCGTGTTTGGCTGGGAGCCATGCGACTAATAATTCTGAGCAATTCTGTGAAGACTGTGATGTTCCCGCCTGCTCAGCCTGCATGGCGTCCAAACACAAAGGACATAAGGTGATGCGTATACTGAATAAAGGTGGTGTCAAACGAGAGAATTTGAAGAGAGATTTGGAAGAGCTGGAAAGGAGTATCTATCCAAACCATCTAGAAAATGAGTTGACAAAAAAGTCTGAAATAACGCAAGTAACAAAACACTATGAAGAAATGTCTATGGCGTTGGAAAACCAAGAGGAGAAATGGCGTAGAGAAATAGACAACATTGTCCAAAAACTGAAAGCTGATATGGACGAGATGAAGAAAAGCCATCTGGATGTTCTTCTTCAGCAGGAAGACAAAATCGCAAGCAGGATTCTAGAAATCAAAAATTGCATTGCAAATCTAAGGAAATTACTAGACGAGGGTAATTTTTCTCGAGTTACTTCGTATAGATCCAGAAATGCTGAATTCAGAAAATTGCCTTCCATCGTCAGCAAGGTACCTTTGCCGAGTTTTAAGGCACCAGCGATAAATACAGAACAAATTCGCCAGCAATTCGGTTTCTTTTTGCCATTTTCTGAATTAAAGGAGCAAGCTGAATGGCTCACCAAAGCCACCATCAACACAGAATATGGGCGAGTTCGTAGTGTGACTTGCTTAAGCAACGAAAAATTCTGGGTATGTGGTTCAGACAAAATTATGAAACTTTACAACCTTCACGGCGAACTCCTAGAAAAATGCTGTACGAAATCTGGCAATGAACCCtgggacatagcagtgacatcAGAAGGGTATCTTGTGTACACCGATGTTTTTGAAGGTTCAGTTAATATAATGAGGACAGGACAAACACCAGAAGTGATCAGGCCGCGAGACTGGGTGATTTTTAATATTGCAAGGACTTACTCAGGCGACCTACTCGTTACCATGGACTCTGAAGATAATAAACGCTCAAAAGTTGTTCGGTACTCTGGAACcttagaaaaacaaaacatccaATGTGACGACAACGGTCGACCTCTTTATACCACGAGTGAAGTGAAGTatatcagtgagaacaggaacctagatatctgtgtgtcagactgtAAAGCccatgcagtagtggtggtcaatcaggccgggaaacacCGGTTTACCTACgctggtcctccctctactaccaagggatcatttAATCCACGCGGCATTGCAACAGACAGCAAGAGTCGGATCCTTATAGCAGATCGAAATAACAACCGCATCCACATCCTTGATCAGGATGGAAAATTCCTCCGATATATAAGTGGCCATGATTTACATCGCCCCGAGTGTTTGTGCGTGGACTCGAGAGACAATATTTTTGTTGGCGAGTTTGGAGGAATGGTAAAGAAAATCCAATGTTTCGTTTGA